ACAGGGCGATGCGAACAGACATGTAGCGGGGTTCCTCCTCCGGGGTTCTCGCCCCGTCGATCGGTGGGATGTCCCGTGCGCAGTGTCTGGCTTGGTCCCCTCGCGACGACGTCGCGGAAGGACTTCACAGTGGCGGAACCGCCCCGGATTCGAACCGGGTTCCTGGAGCACGGGCGAGCCGTCAGCCTACGGGAGCCGGCGCGACGTACGACGTCAGGTGCACCGCGGCGGACGCCGAGCCGGCCTGCGATCCAGATTTGTCCCGAATCTCCTGATTCGGGACGGTCTCGACGACTAGCATCGTCGGCTCGTCATCTGTTCCTGTTCGTCTGGCCCGTCTCGGGGGAGACCATGAAGTACACGTTGCGGGCCCTGCTCGCCGTCGGCCTGCTGGTCGGGTTCTACGTCGTCGCGGTCGGTCTGGCGGTCGCCCTCGTCGCGGTGGTGGTGGAGGCGGTCGCGCTGGGCGCGAACGGCGCCGTGGTCGCGAAGCTGGTCGCCGTCGCAGCCGTCGCCGGGTTCGCGATCTTCAAGGGGCTCTTCTCCCGTACCAAGGAGAACGACGGCGAGCCGGACGGGACGGCCGTCACCGAGGTCGAGCAGCCGGTGCTCTGGGCGGAGGTGCGCAGCCTCGCGGACCAGGTGGGTACCCGGGTCCCCGACGAGATCCGTCTGGTCGCCCAGGTGAACGCAGCGGTCGCCGAGGACTCCTCGTTCCTCGGTCTGGTGCCCGGGACCCGGCGGCTGTACGTCGGTGTCCCGCTGCTGCTCGGGCTCGACCGCGGGCAGCTCCGGTCGGTGCTGGCGCACGAGCTCGGCCACTACTCCGGGAAGCACACCGCCCTCGGGCCGATCACCTACCGCGGCAAGGAGGCGATCGCCCGGGTGTTGCGCGAGCTCGGCCCCACCACGGTGCTCGGCCGTCTGCTCGGGCTCTACGCGAAGCTGTACTACGCGGCCTCGCACAGCACGAGCCGCCGTCAGGAGCTGGAAGCCGACGAGTACAGCCTCCGGATCGCGGGCAGGCCTGCGGCGACGTCGGCGCTGCGCCAGGTGGCCGCGCTCGGCGTCGCCTGGGACTACTTCGTGACGACGTACGTCGCCTTCGGCGAGGAGGACTCCCAGCGCCCCGACGACCTGTTCATCGGCTTCGCCGCGCTGATCGCTGACCCTGCGTCCGCCGAGCTGATGGAGCAGGTCCGCGGCGACCTCCCCGAGCCGGAGACCTCGGTCTACGACACCCACCCGCCGCTGCGCCACCGCATCGCGGTGATGGAGGCGGCCGACGTCCCGCCGGTGGCTCCTGACACCGCCCCCGGGCTCGACCTGCTCGTGGACGCCCGTCGCACCTTGGCGAGCTTCGAGGAGCAGCTGTTCGCGGGGACCGGACGTCGCCCGGCCCGGTGGGAGGACCTCGCCGAGCGCGAGGGTGTCCGCGAGGTCGTGCACGCTTCGGCCTTCCTCGCCTCGCGCCCGGACCTCGCCGGGGAGCCGCCGACGCTCGGGGCGGCGCTCGCCAACCTGGCCGCCGGCGTACCGCTCGGGCTCGGGGACGGGGCGACCAAGGAGCAGGAGAGCACCCTGGCCGCGCGGATCCTCGGCGACGCTACGGCCGACCACCTGGTCCGGGCGGGAGCTGCGACCTTCCGGCTGTCGTGGTCCGGGGGCGGGTGGAAGCTCACCGCTGAGGACGGCACCTCGCTCGACCCGTGGTCCGCCGCGCGGACGGTCGCGGAGTCCGACGACGTCACCCCGTTCCGCGCGTGGGCGGTCGCGCACGGCGTCGACCTCGACGCGGTGCTCGACGTACCGGACGATGCGCCGCTGTCCGTCGTCGAGAGCCCAGCCCTCGACGGGACCCTCGGCGTGATCGCGCCGGTCAGCCACCGCGGCACCCGCGCCCTGGTGGCCACCGGCGTCGGACTGCTGCTGCCCAAGGTCGGCTGGGTGCAGCAGCTGACCTGGGGGTTCAAGGCCAACTACGGTCGGTCGACGGACGCGATGGCGCGTCGCTTCGAGCGCACTCCGCTTGCCACCCTGGCGGCGGACCCGCGCACGATCGCCTACGCGTGGTCCGACGTCGCAGCGGTGCACGTCGCGACCCGCAGGATCGGGTCGAGCAAGGTCCGCCTCCGCCTGACCGACGGTGCGGAGGTCGTGCTCAAGGTCGGCGGCTACTCGGGCTCGGTCGGCGAGCCGTGGCTTGCCGTCTCCTACTACCTCGGTCCGCGGTACACCGTCGACTAGGGCAGGGGCCGGCCCCGGACCTCGGTGCGCCCCTCCAGCGCGACCTCGACCAGGGCGCGTCCCTGCGCGTCCGCGACGGTCGTCTCCTCGACCGCGCCCTCGAGCAGGTACGTGCGTCCCGGTACCAACCGGGACAGCTCGAGCACGGTCCGCACCGCTCCGGATCCTGGCCGCAGCACCAGGTCGAGAGCGGTGCCGTCCGTGACGGCGCGGGCCACCAGCACATCCGGGTAGGCCGCGTTCTCCAACCGCGGGCCGCTGCCCCAGGCGGTTGGTGGCCCGTAGGCGACCAGGTCGCGCAGTCCGCTCGCCCGGCCGAAGAGGCCGAGGTTGAGGTAGGAGTTGGCCAGGCCCGAGGCGTCGGCGTACCGCTCGGCTCCGTGCTCGACCTCGATCCGCTCACGGTCGGCCAGGGTGGCCTCGGCCGCGACGGCGTACTCCTCGTCGCCGAGCTCGCGCGCTGCCATCGTGGTCACGGCGAGGGTGAAGGTGTCCGAGCCGATCTTGTAGTTGCCCGGGTCCAGCCGACTGCCGAGACCGCGCGGGGTCGTGATCCGACCACCGGACAGCTGCAGCCAGTTCTCGCGGAGCAACCACCACGAACGGTGCGAGAGGTCCGGCAGTCCCGGGTGCATCCAGTACGTCGTCGCGAGCTGCACGGCCTGGCTCGCCCAGAAGTTCCAGGACAGTCCGAGGTGGCCCGAACGGACACCGATGATCTTGCCGTCGGGGCGCATGAACTCGCGCTGGTAGGCCGCAAGCAGCCGGGTCGCAACCTCACCGGCGGCGGGGCTCGGACGTAGCTGTCCCTCGACGGTGACCGTGTTGAGGCCGAAGGTGTTGCAGATCGTGTAGATCCAGTTCGGCTCGCACGGGAACAGGCTGTACGCCGACCCGGCGACGTTGCGGGCGATCGAGTCCGACAGGTCGGGCAGCGAGGAGGGGTAGTTGGTCCTCTCGTCCCACTGGAAGGTGAGCGACCCGGGCTCGGAGTAGCGGGTGTCGTTGAGCACCGAGTACATCCCGACCTGCAGACCGTAGAAGCCGGTGAGCATCACGTTCTCGTCGTTGGCCACGGGGTCGCGGTCGAACCGCAGGTTGCCCCACGCGTTCTCCAGGCCCCAGTAGCCCCAGACCTTGCGCTGCAGCACCTTCTCGACGGCGTTGCGTTGCGCCTCGGCGAGGTAGCCGCCGAACGCAGGCGTCCGGGTGAACTGCGACATCGCCAGCCCGTAGCCCAGCGCGTTGAGCTGGTAGCGCAAAGCACCTTCGCGGAACTGGTCGATGTGCGTGAAGCCGTCGTAGGCCTCCAGCGGCTGCAGTGCCAGGTCGAGGCTGTGCCGCAGCCGGCGGAGGTCGCGCTCGTCGTGCTCGACGACGGGGTAGCCGGTCTCCAGGTCGGGGCGCCCGCCGATGGAGAAGCTGACGTCGCGCAGCAGCGCGTTGAGCCGTGCGCCCTCGCGGACCTGCGCGCGGTGCCGGGCCGCGTGCACGGCGAGACCGACGGCTGCCAGCGCCGGGACGACCACCAGGACCGCGATCCCGGTCGACGTAGCGGGCTCGCCGACGGTCAGGGCGAACGGCACCACGGCAGTCCCGAGCCAGACCAGGGGAGGAGCCACGATCGGGCCCATCGACCACCACAGGAAGATCGCGACGACGAAGCCGAGGATCGTGATCGCGCCCCAGACGGGGTGCCCTGCGTAGAAGAGTCCGCCGCCCGGGAGCGCGAGGCCGAGCCCGACCGCGCGCGCAGTCTCGGACGCGCCGACGGCGAGAGGGACCAGCCCGCACAACCACAGCACGAGGTAGGCGATCGCGGTCCGCGTCATCGCGCTCCGGGTCGCCGGTCCTTGCAGCGGAGGGTGGTCGGGCAGCAGGAGAGCCGGGGTACGGGCCTCGGTGGTGAGCGTCATGCGAAGACCTTCCGGCGATCGGTACGGCGGGACAGGGACGGGACGGCGAGGGCGAGCAGGACGAACCCGCTGCCGTGGAACACGAGGTCGAGCAGGACCGCGTGGCGCGGGAACTCGAAGAGTCCGAGCAGGTGCATGTCGAGGAGTCCCAGCTCGACCCAGGTCGCCCCGATCGCTGCCACGGTCACGCGACGGTGGGTCAGCTCGGGGGAGTGCAGGGCGAGCGCGACGGACAGGGCGGTCGTCGCGAGGAGCACCAGTGCGACGTCCCGGACGAGCCAGGACGCCCCGGTGGCGCCGGCCAACCCGGAGGTGAGCAGCGCAGCGACCACGGCGGTGTAGGTGAGCACCCCGACCGCAACACCCCGCGCGACCGCCGCCCCCGGTCGTCGAGCCGCCCCCGGTCGTCGAGCCGCCCCCGGTCGTCGAGCCGCCCCCGGTCGTCGAGCTTGCCGAGACGTGCCGACCAACGCGCTCTCGACCACCCCCGGAGCCGCCCGGTACGCCGGTGGCGCGAACCCGACCTCGGTCGGCGTACGCCCGGAGACCTTGAACCAGGCAGCGCGCAGCACCCCGAAGACGAACGCGATCGCGATGCAGCAAGCCATCGGAACCCTTTCTGTTACGGTGCCGTAACAGAAACTAGGTGGGAGGGCTCACGGTGTCAATGGCCCCGCGGGACCACGGCGGCCGCAAGGATGGTCGAGTGACCGACATGCGCAGGCCGTACGGAGGCGTGAGCGCGGAGGACCGCACGGCCAAGCGGCGGGCGGCGCTGCTCGACGCCGGCCTGGTCGTCATCGGACGCGACGGGGTGGGCAGCTGCTCCATCGAGGCGGTCTGCGCCCAGGCGGAGCTCGGCAAGCGGTACTTCTACGAGAGCTTCACGGACCGCGACGCGTTCCTGCTCGAGCTCGTCGACCGCCTGTTCGCCGACATCCGGTCCCGGATGGGCGAGGACCTCGCCGAGTTCTCCGACCGCGCCGAGCGGTCGCGGGCCGTCGTACGAACCCTCGTCGAGGTCCTGTCCGGCGACCAGCGCCGCGCCAGGCTGTACGCCGAGAGCGCCGGCCACCCGGTTCTCGCTCGTCGTCGCGCGCAAGCGATCACCGAGTACACCGAGTTCGTCGCCGACCACGTGCTCCCGGTTTCCGATCTCCCCGCGGTGGAGCGCCACCTGGCGACCCGGATCCTGGTCTCGGGCACGACCGACCTGGTGACGAGCTGGTTGTCCGGTGAGGTGCAGGCGACCAAGGATGAGATCGTCCAGGCGATCATCGCCATCGGTCTATCCACATCCTGAACTCTGGCTCCGGAGGCATTGCCTCGGAGTCATAGAGCCCTTTATGTTTGTGACCTGTCTCACCCTCCCTGCTTTCCGCATGCCTCCGAGAGGACCTTTCTCATGCGCGACCCCCGGCGTCGTCTGCTCGCTGTCGTGGCCTTCGTCCTGCTCGGCGTCCTCGGCGTCACCGCCTGCGGCGGCTCCCAGATGTCTCCGAAGGCGGTGCAGGAGGCGAATCGCAAGGCGGCCGGGCTCGGACCGGGCGACTCGGTTGGGCCCAACGGCCAGCTGCCTGAAAGCGTCGCGAATCCGGACGACCCCCAGGCGACCACCGGCCCGAACGATCCCTCGGTTCCGAACGGTCCGGCGGATCCGAGCAACCCCGACCAGCCACAGCCCGGAGGCCCGGGCGCCGAGAAGGGGGACCCGCTGCTGCCGTCCCCGAGCAGCTGCGCGGGCTTCAAAAACCAGACCGGCATCACCGACAGCACCATCACGATCGGCAACGGCGCCGACATCAGCGGCCCGGTGCCCGGTCTGTTCACGGCGACCCAGCAGGCCACGAAAGCCTACGTGTCCTACTTCAACTCCAAGTCCAGCATCTGCGGGCGCAAGCTCAAGCTGATCACTGCGGACACCCGCACCGATGCCGGCGCCGACCAGCAGGCCTCGGCCAAGTTCTGCGAGCAGGCGTTCGCGACCGTCGGTGGCATGGCCACCTTCGACTCCGGCGGCGCTGCCGCTGCCCAGGCGTGCGGCCTGCCCGACCTGCGCGCCGTCGCGGTCACCGGCGACCGGAACCGCTGCAAGGTCTGCTTCGCCGCCGAGGCGACCGGCGACCACGAGTTCTCCAACGCCGTACCGGACTTCTTCGTGAAGAACTATAAGGCAGCCAGCAAGAAGGCCGCGTTCCTCTACCTGAACGTCGGCGCTGCTGCAGAGAACGGCGTGACGCAGCGCAACGTCGCGGTCAAGCGCGGCTTCGACGTCGTCTACACCAAGGCCATCGACGTCGCCGAGTTCAACTACGGCCCGTACGTGCAGCAGCTCAAGACCCTCGGCGTCCGCTGGGTCCAGTTCCTCGGTGCCTACCAGCAGGAGGTCCGGTTCGCGGAGGCGATGAAGGCGGCCAACTACAAGCCGGACGTCTACATGCTCGACCCGTCGGCGTACGACGAGGGCTTCCTGCAGACCGGCGGTGACGCGATCGAGAACACCTTTGTCTACGTGAACTTCACGCCGTTCGCCGAGAACGCCAAGGAGTTCCGCCTCTACAACACCTACCTCCAGCAGGTCGCGCCCGGGGCGAAGCCGACGTTCTTCGGGCTGTTCGCCTGGTCGGCGGCGAAGCTGTTCGTCGAGCAGTCGATCGAGCTCGGCGGCAAGCTCTCGCGCCCTGCGCTGGTCAACTCGTTGAGGGGCGTGAAGAACTGGACCGCGGGCGACCTGCACGGCCCGATGCAGGTCGGGGCGAAGCACGCGCCGAGCTGCATTCGGTTCCTGCAGGTGAAGAACAACAAGTTCGTGCCGATCAAGGGCACCAAGTACGTCTGCAACGGGTACTCGAAGGGCTAGTCGGGCCTCAGGCCCGCCTGGTCGTGGAACCACCGCGCGATCCGCGTGCGTGAGCGGAAGCCGAGCTTGCGCAGCGTGCTCTGCACATGGCCCTCGACGGTGCGCTCGGAGATGAAGAGGCGTTCGGCGATGTCGCGGTTGGTCAGACCCTCGGCGACGAGCGCGGTCACCTCGGTCTCGCGTCGGCTCAGCGGCCCGCGGGCAGACCGGGGGCCGGGTGCGTGCTCGGCGTGCAGCGCGAGGTCGACCACGTCGACGAGCGGCATCGTCAGCCCCAGGGCGAGCCGGCCCTCGAAGGAAGCCCCGTCGGCAACCAGCTCCCGGGCCTGCTGCTCGGCCATCGCGTGCAGGTCGGAGAAGTACGGCGTCCGCTCGACCGGCATGTTCATCCGCTTCCAGATCGCGCCGGCGCCTCCGAGCAGCAGGACGGCCCGCTCGGCGTCCCCCCGGGTGGCGGCCGTCCAGGCGAGCGTCTCGAGCTGGACCGCCATCGCCAGGCGGTCGTCCAGACTGGCGGACTGCTCGAGCGCGCTGCGGCAGAGCCTCTCGGCGTCGTCCGCTCGGCCTCCGAGCAGGGCGGTGAGGCCGAGCCCCCACCGGGAGAATCCGCTCATGCAGGTCTCGCCGAGCCGCGTGCTGGTGTCCAGGCAGCGTTGGTGGGCTGCGGCGGCTGCGGTGAGGTCACCGGCGAAGATCAACGCGATCCCGGTCATGAACTGCGACTCCAGGACGTCGGTCGTCGTGCCCGCGCGCTGGTAGAGCCGTTCGGACTCGGTCAGCAGGTCCGCGCTCCGGGCAATGTCCTTCTCCCACCCGGTGACCACCCCGTCGGCGAACAGCTGGTCGGCGCCGGCCACCGGGTCTGACGTCGTCGCCACCAGCTCGGCCAGCTCGTTGCTCCGGTCCCGCGCATAGCCGAGGTCCGTCTGCAGGGAACCGAACCAGGCGCACAGACGCAGCGCGCGGATCTTCTCCTCGGGAGCTCCCTCGGTGGCGGTGATCGCGCGGCCGAGCCAGCGGCGGCCCTCGGTCATCAGCCCACCGCACCACCACAGGTACTCAAGCTGAACGGCCAGGCGCAGGGCGACCACGGCCGTGGCCGGAGCTGCGAGCGCGTGCTCCAGCGCTGCACGCAGGTTGGGGTGCTCGGCACGCAACCGGTCCTGCCAGCGCAGCTGGTCAGGTCCGCACCACTGCAGGCCGACCGTGGCACCGAGCTCGGCGTACCAGGCGAGGTGGCGGTCGCGCCACGTCGAGGGGAACCCTGTCGTCGCGAGCTGCCGGGCGCCGTACAGGCGGATGGCCTCCAGCAGCCGGAACCGGGTCCCGGTCTCACCGACGCGTTGCACCACCGACAGGTCGACCAGCGTCGAGAGCAGCCCGAGCACGTCCGCGGACGTGATGCCCTCGCCGGCACACACCTGCTCCGCCGCCTCGAGCTCGAAGCCGCCGGTGAAGACAGAGAGTCGGTTCCACAGCTCCTGCTCGGAGGGCGAGCACAGGGCGTAGCTCCACCCGACCGAGGCGGCGAGCGAGGAGTGCCGGTCGGGGCGGTCGCGCTGGTCGGACTCGAGCACGTCGAGGTGCTCGGCGACCCGGACGAGCAGCGCGTCCGGCGTGAGGAGACGGACGCGGGCGGCAGCGAGCTCGATCGCGAGCGGGACCCCGTCGAGGAGGGTCACCAGCTCCGCGATCGCGCCGACGTTCTCCGCAGTGACCTCGAACGAAGCCATGGCCTCGGTGGCGCGCTGGGCGAAGAGGGCGACCGCGGCGTACCGGTCGACCATGTCCAGCGACGTCTCGGCGCCCGGGATCGGGGTGGGCAGCGGCGCGACCGGGTAGACGGTCTCGTGGGTGATCCGCAACGGCAGCTGGGTGGTGGTCAGGACGGTCAGGTCCGGAGCCGCGCGCAGGACGTCGGCGACCAGCACGGCGAGCGGTTCCACGAGGTGCTCGCAGTTGTCGAGGACGAGGAGCCCGGGATGGTCGACCAGGAAGTCGATGATGATCGACCGGTCGCGGTTGCCGGCCGGGATGTGCAGGTCCAGCGCTGCGGCCAGCGCCGCGTCCAGGAGCTCGGGGTCGGTGGTGTCGGCGAGCTCGGCGACCCAGACCCCCGCGGGGTAGTGGCCGCTCGAGTCGGCGGTGACCCGCTGGGCGATCCGGGTCTTGCCGGTGCCGCCGACTCCGGTGAGGGTGAGCGCTCGGCCGGGAGTCAGCAGTCGGAGGACCTCGGCCACCTCGAGGTTCCTGCCGAGCAGTGCTCCCTGACCTGCCTGACCCGGATCCAGCATCGGGGGAGTCTAGGACCGTTCAGGATCTGCCGTCGGGTCACTACGTGGTGCCTGTGGACAGCGCGGACACGTACTCGAACAGGTGGTTCCACGCTTACCGCGAGCAGCACACCGGGCGCACGGTAGGGCTACAGATCCCCACCAGGGAGGAGCAGCCGATGGCCCGGATCGAGACCGACGAGCAGTGCATGGAGCGAGTACGCGCCGGGGATCTGCACGGCTTCGGCACGCTGTACGACCGGCACCACCGTCCGGTCCACCTGCTCGCCAAGACCATCGCCGGCGACCACGTCGCGACGCCCCTGACCTACCAGGCCTTCGGCTGGTTGCTGGTGAAGCTGCTCGAGGGTGGCTGTCCCGGCAAGCCTGTCCGCTACTACCTGTACGCCGCGCTCCGCGACGGCTACCGCCAGCGCCTGGACCGAGCCGTCAGTACGACGTGTGCCCTGCGGAACTGGAGCCCGACGCTTCACCACGCCGTCGCTGACCACCTGACCGGGGAACACCTGACGGTGTTCCCCTACGACCCGCCGCCGGCGCGTAACAGGGAGGTGATCGCGCCGGCGGCCGGGCCGACGTGTCGGTCGGCGGAGGTCATCTGGCAGCTCGCCACCTTCGCCGACCTGACCCGCGTCGTGCCGCCCGAGGACCTGTCGTGGCTGCGGAGCCTGGAGATCCAGGTGGTCGAGGAGGGCGGTCGGCTCCTGCCCGAGCGCCGCCGAGCCTGACACTGCCAGGTCAGGGGAGCGGCACCTGCAGGAAGCGCGGCCGGTACAACCCGGGTTCGTTCAGCAGGCGCTGGAGGTCGGCGGTGTTGCGGCTGTACGACACGACGATGCGGTCCTTCGACGGGAGCAGGTCCGGGTGCGCGAGCGGCATGTAGCGCAGCACGCCGTCCTTGGAGTCCGACGGGATCTTCGCCAGCGCGTCGCCGGGGGTGAACGGTCCGGTTGCCGACGGCGCGGACCAGATCACCAGGTCGGTACCGAGCATCTCGTCGCGCTTGCTGACGGCGTACCAGCGTCGTCCGCGGTGGAACACCGACAGGACCTCGGAGACGCCCTTGACGGCCGGGATCAGGACAGCGGCTCGGGTCGGGTCGCGCTGCCAGCGGCGGCCGTCCCAGTAGCGCCAGGTGCTCGGATCGGTCACGCGCCCGATCGGCGCCCGGGCGACCTGGAGGGACCAGCCAAAGGCGCTGTGATCGTTCGGCTGGGCGGTGCCGTAGATGTAGGCGACGTCGCCGACGGTCTCGACCGCAGCACCCCACATCGGGCGCTCGCTGTCGGGGTCGTCCGGGCCGAGATCGTTCACCAGCAACAGCTCGGGCGCTGCGCCCGGAGCGATCTCCAGCAACGCTATCGCCGGCCCGAGGATCTCGAAGTCGAAGGATCCGGTGCCGGTGGACCGGACGCGCTGCAGGCTGACCCCCACGAGGTCGTACCCGGGCTTCTCGACGACGCCGAGGTCCATCGGCCAGTAGCCGACGCCGTCGGACCGGTCGGGGATGACGGCGCCGTGGTCGGTCGGGGACACCACCGTCGCGCACCCCGGTGAGAACATCAGCATCGAGTTGCGCACGATGCGCTGGCCGGGCTCGTCGGCCTGGCGCAGCGTGTCGCCGAAGACCCAGAGGCTGCGCCCGTCGTGCAAGGTGACCGAGGCGCCGACGTCCGCGCCGACGAACCCGGGCACAGACCGGTAGCGGGCGATCTGTGCGTTCAGCGCGCCCACGCTCTTCGGGGGCGCGAACGGCAGGCAGTCCAGGGACAGTGTCCTGGCTGGGGGAGAGGTGGTGCCTGCGCGGGAGCCGGAGCCCTCGATCGACGCGACGGCGACGACCACCGCGCACGCCAGGACCAGCACCCGAACCCTCCGAGTACGCCGGAACCAGCCCACCCTGCACCTCCGCGACCATTCTCCCCGCACCGATCGAAAAGGG
The DNA window shown above is from Marmoricola sp. OAE513 and carries:
- a CDS encoding M48 family metallopeptidase — its product is MKYTLRALLAVGLLVGFYVVAVGLAVALVAVVVEAVALGANGAVVAKLVAVAAVAGFAIFKGLFSRTKENDGEPDGTAVTEVEQPVLWAEVRSLADQVGTRVPDEIRLVAQVNAAVAEDSSFLGLVPGTRRLYVGVPLLLGLDRGQLRSVLAHELGHYSGKHTALGPITYRGKEAIARVLRELGPTTVLGRLLGLYAKLYYAASHSTSRRQELEADEYSLRIAGRPAATSALRQVAALGVAWDYFVTTYVAFGEEDSQRPDDLFIGFAALIADPASAELMEQVRGDLPEPETSVYDTHPPLRHRIAVMEAADVPPVAPDTAPGLDLLVDARRTLASFEEQLFAGTGRRPARWEDLAEREGVREVVHASAFLASRPDLAGEPPTLGAALANLAAGVPLGLGDGATKEQESTLAARILGDATADHLVRAGAATFRLSWSGGGWKLTAEDGTSLDPWSAARTVAESDDVTPFRAWAVAHGVDLDAVLDVPDDAPLSVVESPALDGTLGVIAPVSHRGTRALVATGVGLLLPKVGWVQQLTWGFKANYGRSTDAMARRFERTPLATLAADPRTIAYAWSDVAAVHVATRRIGSSKVRLRLTDGAEVVLKVGGYSGSVGEPWLAVSYYLGPRYTVD
- a CDS encoding TetR/AcrR family transcriptional regulator — protein: MTDMRRPYGGVSAEDRTAKRRAALLDAGLVVIGRDGVGSCSIEAVCAQAELGKRYFYESFTDRDAFLLELVDRLFADIRSRMGEDLAEFSDRAERSRAVVRTLVEVLSGDQRRARLYAESAGHPVLARRRAQAITEYTEFVADHVLPVSDLPAVERHLATRILVSGTTDLVTSWLSGEVQATKDEIVQAIIAIGLSTS
- a CDS encoding ABC transporter substrate-binding protein, which encodes MRDPRRRLLAVVAFVLLGVLGVTACGGSQMSPKAVQEANRKAAGLGPGDSVGPNGQLPESVANPDDPQATTGPNDPSVPNGPADPSNPDQPQPGGPGAEKGDPLLPSPSSCAGFKNQTGITDSTITIGNGADISGPVPGLFTATQQATKAYVSYFNSKSSICGRKLKLITADTRTDAGADQQASAKFCEQAFATVGGMATFDSGGAAAAQACGLPDLRAVAVTGDRNRCKVCFAAEATGDHEFSNAVPDFFVKNYKAASKKAAFLYLNVGAAAENGVTQRNVAVKRGFDVVYTKAIDVAEFNYGPYVQQLKTLGVRWVQFLGAYQQEVRFAEAMKAANYKPDVYMLDPSAYDEGFLQTGGDAIENTFVYVNFTPFAENAKEFRLYNTYLQQVAPGAKPTFFGLFAWSAAKLFVEQSIELGGKLSRPALVNSLRGVKNWTAGDLHGPMQVGAKHAPSCIRFLQVKNNKFVPIKGTKYVCNGYSKG
- a CDS encoding LuxR C-terminal-related transcriptional regulator, whose product is MLDPGQAGQGALLGRNLEVAEVLRLLTPGRALTLTGVGGTGKTRIAQRVTADSSGHYPAGVWVAELADTTDPELLDAALAAALDLHIPAGNRDRSIIIDFLVDHPGLLVLDNCEHLVEPLAVLVADVLRAAPDLTVLTTTQLPLRITHETVYPVAPLPTPIPGAETSLDMVDRYAAVALFAQRATEAMASFEVTAENVGAIAELVTLLDGVPLAIELAAARVRLLTPDALLVRVAEHLDVLESDQRDRPDRHSSLAASVGWSYALCSPSEQELWNRLSVFTGGFELEAAEQVCAGEGITSADVLGLLSTLVDLSVVQRVGETGTRFRLLEAIRLYGARQLATTGFPSTWRDRHLAWYAELGATVGLQWCGPDQLRWQDRLRAEHPNLRAALEHALAAPATAVVALRLAVQLEYLWWCGGLMTEGRRWLGRAITATEGAPEEKIRALRLCAWFGSLQTDLGYARDRSNELAELVATTSDPVAGADQLFADGVVTGWEKDIARSADLLTESERLYQRAGTTTDVLESQFMTGIALIFAGDLTAAAAAHQRCLDTSTRLGETCMSGFSRWGLGLTALLGGRADDAERLCRSALEQSASLDDRLAMAVQLETLAWTAATRGDAERAVLLLGGAGAIWKRMNMPVERTPYFSDLHAMAEQQARELVADGASFEGRLALGLTMPLVDVVDLALHAEHAPGPRSARGPLSRRETEVTALVAEGLTNRDIAERLFISERTVEGHVQSTLRKLGFRSRTRIARWFHDQAGLRPD